A DNA window from Streptomyces sp. 71268 contains the following coding sequences:
- a CDS encoding acyl-CoA dehydrogenase family protein has protein sequence MRRTVFNEDHEAFRQTIRDFIATEVVPVYDQWIEAGQVPREFYRKLGDLGVFGIEVPEEYGGAGETSFKFHAVITEECARAGVSFGGSSVHTALCLPYLLAYATEEQKRRWLPPFVTGEMMTAIAMTEPGTGSDLAGMRTTAKLSADGTHYVLNGAKTFITGGVLADRVIVCARTAQPTPEDRRAGITLLVVDTRSEGYAVGRKLDKLGLKTSDTAELSFSDVRVPVEDRLGEEGKAFSYLGQNLPQERLGIAVGAYAQAAAAVEFAKGYVREREVFGKPVASFQNTKFVLADCKADVDALQAVVDRALDAHDAGELSAADAASAKLFTTERAAVVIDKCLQLHGGYGYMMEYPIARLYADTRVSRIYGGTSEVMRSIVAKSMGL, from the coding sequence GACCAGTGGATCGAGGCCGGCCAGGTTCCCCGCGAGTTCTACAGGAAACTCGGTGACCTGGGTGTCTTCGGTATCGAGGTGCCCGAGGAGTACGGCGGGGCCGGCGAGACCAGCTTCAAGTTCCACGCGGTCATCACGGAGGAGTGCGCCCGGGCCGGCGTCAGCTTCGGCGGCTCCAGCGTGCACACCGCGCTCTGCCTGCCGTACCTGCTCGCGTACGCCACCGAGGAGCAGAAGCGGCGCTGGCTGCCGCCGTTCGTGACCGGCGAGATGATGACGGCCATCGCCATGACCGAGCCCGGCACCGGCTCGGACCTCGCGGGGATGAGGACGACCGCCAAGCTGTCGGCGGACGGCACGCACTACGTACTGAACGGCGCCAAGACGTTCATCACCGGCGGCGTGCTCGCCGACCGGGTCATCGTCTGCGCGCGCACTGCCCAGCCGACCCCCGAGGACCGGCGGGCGGGCATCACGCTGCTCGTCGTGGACACCAGGTCCGAGGGGTACGCGGTCGGCCGCAAGCTCGACAAGCTGGGCCTGAAGACCTCCGACACCGCCGAACTCTCCTTCTCCGACGTCAGGGTGCCCGTCGAGGACCGGCTCGGCGAAGAGGGCAAGGCGTTCTCCTACCTCGGACAGAACCTGCCGCAGGAGCGGCTGGGCATCGCCGTCGGCGCGTACGCCCAGGCCGCGGCGGCGGTGGAGTTCGCCAAGGGGTACGTGCGCGAGCGCGAGGTCTTCGGCAAGCCGGTGGCCTCGTTCCAGAACACCAAGTTCGTGCTGGCCGACTGCAAGGCCGACGTGGACGCCCTGCAGGCGGTCGTGGACCGCGCGCTGGACGCGCACGACGCCGGCGAACTCTCCGCCGCCGACGCCGCGTCCGCCAAGCTGTTCACCACCGAGCGCGCGGCCGTCGTCATCGACAAGTGCCTGCAACTGCACGGCGGATACGGCTACATGATGGAGTACCCCATCGCCCGCCTGTACGCGGACACCCGGGTCAGCCGCATCTACGGCGGCACCAGCGAGGTCATGCGCTCCATCGTGGCCAAGTCCATGGGCCTGTAG
- a CDS encoding acyl-CoA thioesterase II, translating to MSEALEDLLALLDLERIDRDIFRGTSRPSLVPRVFGGQVAAQALVAAGRTVPSDRPPHSLHAYFLRPGDPGAPIVYTVDRIRDGLSFTTRRVVGVQHGRPIFHLSASFQRAEDGLEHQAEMPAAPDPLTLPTTEEMLAQHADRFPDPTVLPRLAAARAAVDLRYVADPPFVSAGQAREPRSRVWFRTNGKLAGVHDDPLLHVCLVTYVSDMTLLDSILLAHGRGGWVIGDVVGASLDHAMWFHRPFRADEWLLYDQESPSSSGSRGLGQGRIYTADGRLAVSVIQEGLIRTPRAPRRP from the coding sequence ATGAGCGAAGCACTTGAGGACCTGCTCGCCCTGCTCGACCTGGAGCGGATCGACCGGGACATCTTCCGTGGCACGAGCCGCCCGTCCCTGGTGCCACGGGTGTTCGGCGGGCAGGTGGCCGCCCAGGCGCTGGTGGCCGCGGGCCGTACGGTGCCCTCCGACCGCCCGCCGCACTCGCTGCACGCCTACTTCCTGCGCCCCGGCGACCCGGGCGCCCCGATCGTCTACACCGTCGACCGCATCCGCGACGGGCTGTCCTTCACCACCCGGCGCGTGGTCGGCGTCCAGCACGGGCGGCCGATCTTCCACCTCTCCGCCTCCTTCCAGCGGGCCGAGGACGGTCTGGAGCACCAGGCGGAGATGCCGGCCGCGCCCGACCCGCTGACCCTGCCGACCACCGAGGAGATGCTGGCCCAGCACGCCGACCGGTTCCCCGACCCCACGGTGCTGCCGCGCCTGGCGGCGGCCCGGGCGGCGGTGGACCTGCGGTACGTGGCCGACCCGCCGTTCGTCAGCGCCGGCCAGGCGCGCGAGCCGCGCTCGCGGGTGTGGTTCCGTACCAACGGAAAGTTGGCCGGCGTGCATGACGACCCGCTCCTGCACGTGTGCCTGGTCACCTACGTCTCCGACATGACCCTGCTGGACTCGATCCTGCTCGCGCACGGCCGGGGCGGCTGGGTGATCGGGGACGTGGTGGGCGCCAGCCTGGACCACGCGATGTGGTTCCACCGCCCGTTCCGCGCGGACGAGTGGCTGCTGTACGACCAGGAGAGCCCGTCCTCCTCCGGGAGCCGAGGGCTCGGCCAGGGCCGCATCTACACCGCCGACGGGCGGCTGGCGGTCTCGGTGATCCAGGAGGGGCTGATCCGCACACCCCGCGCCCCGCGCCGGCCGTAG
- a CDS encoding phosphatase, whose translation MVSMPIPSPVPDRAALVDHLVRTRIAGNVATPRENNLSHYRKLANGDRHYWLGLELGDRWSDEQDVLAVMAERCGVIDDPEYRTGQDTIDPQLTVDALDRKAAVLRKAAESQSRVLFATGHPGGLIDVHRSVAAGLRAAGCEIVEIPGGLQADEGFVFQFADVAMLERGATLWHTHSPEPMAAILDGLTREGRPLPDLVVADHGWAGCAGQRGIDAVGYADCNDPALFIGEAEGTLAVTVPLDDHVTNPRFYDPMTAYLLDAAGLAALP comes from the coding sequence ATGGTCAGCATGCCGATACCCAGCCCCGTGCCCGACCGGGCCGCATTGGTCGACCATCTGGTTCGCACCCGCATCGCGGGCAACGTCGCCACCCCACGCGAGAACAACCTCTCCCACTACCGCAAGCTGGCAAACGGCGACCGCCACTACTGGCTCGGTCTGGAACTCGGCGACCGCTGGAGCGACGAGCAGGACGTGCTGGCCGTGATGGCCGAGCGGTGCGGGGTGATCGACGACCCCGAGTACCGCACGGGCCAGGACACCATCGACCCGCAGCTCACGGTGGACGCGCTGGACCGCAAGGCGGCCGTGTTGCGCAAGGCGGCGGAGAGCCAGAGCCGCGTGCTGTTCGCGACCGGTCACCCGGGTGGCCTCATCGACGTGCACCGCAGCGTCGCGGCCGGACTGCGCGCGGCCGGCTGCGAGATCGTGGAGATCCCCGGCGGGCTCCAGGCCGACGAGGGGTTCGTCTTCCAGTTCGCGGACGTGGCGATGCTGGAGCGCGGCGCCACGCTGTGGCACACCCACTCCCCCGAGCCGATGGCCGCCATCCTGGACGGCCTGACCAGGGAGGGCCGCCCGCTGCCCGACCTGGTGGTCGCCGACCACGGCTGGGCCGGGTGCGCGGGCCAGCGCGGCATCGACGCCGTCGGCTACGCGGACTGCAACGACCCGGCCCTCTTCATCGGCGAGGCCGAGGGCACGCTGGCGGTCACGGTGCCGCTGGACGACCACGTCACCAACCCGCGCTTCTACGACCCGATGACCGCCTACCTGCTCGACGCGGCGGGCCTGGCGGCGCTCCCGTAA
- the speB gene encoding agmatinase, with translation MSSATPEPVGPVDSSRVPRYAGPATFARLPRLDEVGGAADVAVVGVPFDSGVSYRPGARFGGNAIREASRLLRPYNPAQDASPFALAQVADAGDIAANPFNINEAVETIEAAADDLLATGARMMTLGGDHTIALPLLRSVAKRHGPVALLHFDAHLDTWDTYFGAEYTHGTPFRRAVEEGVLDTSALSHVGTRGPLYGKKDLDDDAKMGFGIVTSADVMRRGVDEVTDQLRQRIGDRPLYVSIDIDVLDPAHAPGTGTPEAGGLTSRELLEILRGLADCHLVSADLVEVAPAYDHAEITSVAASHTAYELTTIMSRQIAAARAE, from the coding sequence ATGAGCAGCGCCACCCCCGAGCCCGTGGGCCCCGTCGACTCGTCCCGCGTGCCCCGTTACGCCGGACCCGCCACCTTCGCGCGGCTGCCCCGCCTGGACGAGGTGGGCGGCGCGGCGGACGTCGCCGTGGTCGGCGTCCCGTTCGACAGCGGGGTCTCCTACCGGCCCGGCGCGCGCTTCGGCGGCAACGCGATACGGGAGGCGTCGCGGCTGCTGCGCCCGTACAACCCGGCCCAGGACGCGTCGCCGTTCGCGCTCGCGCAGGTCGCCGACGCGGGCGACATCGCGGCCAACCCGTTCAACATCAACGAGGCCGTCGAGACCATCGAGGCCGCGGCCGACGACCTGCTGGCCACCGGCGCCCGGATGATGACCCTGGGCGGCGACCACACCATCGCGCTGCCGCTGCTGCGCTCGGTCGCCAAGCGGCACGGCCCCGTCGCGCTGCTGCACTTCGACGCGCACCTGGACACCTGGGACACCTACTTCGGCGCCGAGTACACCCACGGCACGCCGTTCCGCCGCGCGGTCGAGGAGGGCGTCCTGGACACCTCCGCGCTCTCGCACGTCGGCACGCGCGGCCCGCTGTACGGCAAGAAGGACCTGGACGACGACGCCAAGATGGGCTTCGGCATCGTCACGTCGGCCGACGTGATGCGGCGCGGCGTGGACGAGGTCACGGACCAGCTGCGGCAGCGCATCGGCGACCGTCCGCTGTACGTCTCCATCGACATCGACGTGCTCGACCCGGCCCACGCCCCCGGCACCGGCACCCCGGAGGCCGGCGGCCTCACCTCGCGCGAACTCCTGGAGATCCTGCGCGGCCTGGCCGACTGCCACCTCGTCTCGGCCGACCTGGTCGAGGTCGCCCCGGCGTACGACCACGCGGAGATCACCTCGGTCGCGGCCTCGCACACGGCGTACGAGCTGACGACGATCATGTCCCGCCAGATCGCGGCGGCCCGCGCGGAGTAG
- a CDS encoding substrate-binding domain-containing protein, with product MPACDPRGGGNRALLVGVPEYAHKAGKYPGVVPGDLLAVRASLAELAATLRTGGVFGAGAGAGAGAGAGAGDGDEGAGTGVVSVEPSGTDDFHVLLGQVAAETRGVLLFYFAGHGAVPFSGDELWLQLPGARTVPGERQVFVGSVSLTTVLSVLATSPARQIVVVLDCCFAGNAARVLEGFEQRRRFFLVAAVQANRRIDAGPAETPTPFTAALLDVLRGTAPGRPVTFSALGPALRKRMAGHRTLSDEPWVPQLRQGDPDADVVLARADDEPVPPPRPATPRPPDVRDDLRAGARQPAPPAPPPPGPGAEPDPGAVPRPASAEPTRAEPPSDGPPSGGPSSDEPAVAEPAATGPPAAVAPAAEPPVAEPLSPGRRPRRRWTPRTAPRRSRLRWSRPRRSRRWAVATLAAAAVLALVGTLLYAAGDSRTARACAPPQELRVLTDPDLHRVVRDAAQKYTLSPANHPDGACARVGITVYAARTSDVITAFHDLSNVWQKPPGQAPRPTDGAPTDGTATAGASTGGNSAGAGAEPSAAPLDPQRDVGAQPDLWIPASAADVERAHQASQDVRFVDTSPPLGYSPTVLALPAPPGSRETGPRGGRLADLIDAFLDAGPGRHVRRPDPESADAALFATRALYGAQQAGAVERRLAHAGPLAPDGAGLLCALAGDREADRGTAAIVPEYLLRSGALECGAQTRVPRRVVYPDDVPALAPVAVSLTWEGADQDSDTARARAEGVSGFSDWLAGPEGQRTLREAGFWTKDGEPPPGGERVPGGPGVLPSRTGPTGADLGRVLERYRAASGPGRVLYLLDTSPSMTGVWDDPDGAPALLARSMEGLGPRDEYGAWRVAAPDGAERPYDTGLLEFGTHEDRAAVVRELTERVRSTEHEADPYGALRDAVAEMARRGAGDERPGVVVLLTDDEDNGRRGARVDLAGLLEAVREHGVPVAVVSFSSRGCDAGQPDRRIADASDGTCLDQRDDQMAGLRDAVAQTAEGDQGDAA from the coding sequence ATGCCGGCATGCGACCCCCGGGGCGGGGGCAACCGGGCGCTGCTCGTGGGCGTGCCCGAGTACGCGCACAAGGCGGGGAAGTACCCCGGCGTGGTGCCGGGCGACCTGCTCGCGGTCCGCGCCAGCCTCGCGGAGTTGGCCGCGACGCTGCGGACCGGTGGCGTGTTCGGTGCTGGTGCTGGTGCTGGTGCTGGTGCTGGTGCTGGTGCCGGCGACGGTGACGAGGGGGCGGGTACCGGCGTCGTGTCGGTGGAGCCGTCCGGCACGGACGACTTCCACGTGCTGCTGGGGCAGGTCGCCGCCGAGACCCGGGGCGTGTTGCTGTTCTACTTCGCCGGGCACGGCGCCGTCCCGTTCTCCGGTGACGAACTGTGGCTGCAACTCCCCGGGGCCCGCACCGTGCCGGGCGAGCGGCAGGTCTTCGTCGGTTCGGTCTCGCTGACCACGGTGCTCAGCGTGCTGGCCACCTCGCCGGCGCGGCAGATCGTGGTGGTCCTGGACTGCTGCTTCGCGGGCAACGCCGCGCGCGTCCTGGAGGGGTTCGAGCAGCGGCGGCGGTTCTTCCTGGTGGCCGCGGTCCAGGCGAACCGACGGATCGACGCCGGGCCCGCCGAGACGCCCACGCCGTTCACGGCGGCGCTGCTCGACGTGTTACGCGGCACGGCCCCGGGGCGCCCCGTGACCTTCTCCGCCCTCGGCCCCGCGCTGCGGAAGCGGATGGCCGGCCACCGCACCCTCTCGGACGAGCCGTGGGTGCCGCAGCTCCGACAGGGCGACCCCGACGCGGACGTCGTGCTGGCCCGCGCCGACGACGAGCCCGTCCCCCCGCCCCGACCCGCCACACCCCGGCCGCCCGACGTACGAGATGACCTACGAGCTGGGGCGCGCCAACCCGCGCCCCCGGCCCCGCCGCCACCCGGGCCCGGGGCCGAGCCCGACCCCGGGGCCGTACCCCGGCCCGCGAGCGCCGAGCCCACGCGTGCCGAACCCCCGAGCGACGGGCCTCCGAGCGGCGGGCCTTCGAGCGACGAGCCCGCCGTGGCCGAGCCAGCGGCCACCGGGCCCCCGGCAGCGGTGGCTCCAGCGGCGGAGCCCCCGGTGGCGGAGCCCCTGTCGCCGGGCCGCCGGCCGCGCCGGCGCTGGACGCCCCGCACCGCCCCACGCCGGTCGCGCCTCCGCTGGTCGCGCCCGCGCCGGTCGCGGCGCTGGGCGGTGGCCACGTTGGCCGCCGCCGCGGTGCTGGCCCTGGTGGGGACGCTGCTGTACGCGGCCGGCGACAGCCGCACCGCGCGGGCCTGCGCCCCGCCGCAGGAGCTGCGCGTGCTGACCGACCCCGACCTGCACCGGGTCGTGCGCGACGCCGCCCAGAAGTACACCCTCTCCCCGGCCAACCACCCGGACGGGGCGTGCGCCCGGGTCGGGATCACCGTGTACGCGGCCCGTACCTCGGATGTGATCACCGCCTTCCACGACCTGTCCAACGTGTGGCAGAAGCCCCCGGGCCAGGCCCCCCGCCCCACCGACGGCGCTCCGACCGACGGCACCGCCACCGCCGGCGCGTCCACGGGCGGCAACTCCGCCGGCGCGGGCGCCGAGCCGTCCGCCGCGCCGCTGGACCCGCAGCGCGACGTGGGGGCCCAGCCCGACCTGTGGATTCCGGCGAGCGCGGCGGACGTGGAGCGCGCCCACCAGGCCAGTCAGGACGTACGGTTCGTCGACACCTCTCCCCCCCTCGGCTACTCGCCCACGGTGCTCGCCCTGCCCGCCCCGCCCGGCAGCCGCGAGACGGGACCGCGCGGCGGCCGGCTGGCGGACCTGATCGACGCGTTCCTGGACGCCGGGCCCGGCCGCCACGTACGACGGCCCGACCCCGAGTCGGCCGACGCGGCCCTGTTCGCGACGCGGGCGCTGTACGGGGCCCAGCAGGCCGGTGCTGTGGAGCGGCGGTTGGCGCACGCCGGGCCGCTGGCCCCCGACGGAGCCGGGTTGCTGTGCGCGCTGGCCGGGGACCGGGAGGCCGACCGCGGCACCGCCGCGATCGTGCCCGAGTACCTGCTGCGCTCCGGCGCCTTGGAGTGCGGCGCTCAGACCCGGGTGCCGCGCCGGGTGGTCTACCCGGACGACGTGCCGGCCCTGGCCCCGGTGGCCGTCTCGCTCACCTGGGAGGGGGCGGACCAGGACTCGGACACGGCGCGCGCTCGCGCCGAGGGGGTCAGCGGCTTCAGCGACTGGTTGGCCGGCCCCGAGGGCCAGCGCACGCTCCGGGAAGCCGGCTTCTGGACCAAGGACGGCGAACCGCCGCCCGGTGGCGAGCGCGTTCCCGGTGGGCCCGGCGTGCTGCCGTCGCGCACCGGGCCCACCGGCGCGGACCTCGGCCGCGTCCTGGAGCGCTACCGCGCGGCGAGCGGCCCCGGGCGCGTCCTCTACCTGCTCGACACCTCCCCGTCCATGACCGGCGTGTGGGACGACCCGGACGGCGCGCCGGCGCTGCTCGCGCGCTCCATGGAGGGGCTCGGGCCCCGGGACGAGTACGGCGCGTGGCGGGTGGCCGCGCCCGACGGTGCCGAGCGCCCGTACGACACCGGTCTGTTGGAGTTCGGCACGCACGAGGACCGGGCCGCCGTCGTACGCGAACTGACGGAGCGGGTGCGGTCGACGGAGCACGAGGCCGACCCGTACGGGGCGCTGCGGGACGCGGTCGCCGAGATGGCCCGGCGCGGGGCGGGCGACGAGCGGCCGGGCGTGGTCGTGCTGCTCACCGACGACGAGGACAACGGGCGGCGGGGCGCACGGGTGGACCTGGCCGGCCTGTTGGAGGCGGTGCGCGAGCACGGGGTGCCGGTGGCGGTGGTCTCGTTCAGCAGCCGTGGCTGCGACGCGGGCCAGCCGGACCGGCGGATCGCCGACGCCTCCGACGGCACCTGCCTCGACCAGCGCGACGACCAGATGGCGGGGCTGCGCGACGCGGTGGCGCAGACCGCCGAGGGCGATCAGGGGGATGCCGCATGA
- a CDS encoding extracellular solute-binding protein, which produces MRRPRRPGRGVGRPGAARAGRGGRASRAGRAGRVGRPRQVAPRAVVWAVSMVLTALATVGGCTAGDGGSGGGADDGAFTSDGDPNAIVIASGRDITGRGGVRQQLVDAWNERSRRSGSPLRARLVELPGTADQQRSQLLGALQSGSSHYDVVNLDVTWVPEFADGDLVRELDDSLLDDDVLPSVAATGRWRGSTYAVPFNSDVGLLYYRPDYLRAAGVNAPGLGPNPTTWVAFRNLKQAVLRAHGRGELPTAYAMPWTTQLSSYEGLTVNGIEAFATVGASGGGAPLVDDEGRYVGTEEQLRLGLGEFTRRIDRAYTLDSAQESDEARLLADFAAGRTAFLRHWPYAYGVLHQDLRDGRLGLAALPGKAVLGGQNLAVTRHAPARNLDAIEDLLRFLTGRNSERCLLEAGFAATRASAYEEDGARCPRGPARSATPSLAGEEADPMPRTEDGRPRSYAVVRKALRSAVLRPRTPLYGAFTQVFADHLSRLTGDDPEAPEEVARDLHRALRRALPADR; this is translated from the coding sequence ATGAGGAGACCACGGCGCCCGGGGCGCGGCGTCGGCCGGCCCGGCGCGGCGCGCGCCGGGCGCGGGGGGCGCGCGTCGCGGGCCGGGCGCGCCGGGCGGGTGGGCCGGCCACGGCAGGTCGCCCCGCGCGCGGTGGTGTGGGCGGTGTCGATGGTGCTGACGGCGCTCGCCACGGTCGGCGGCTGCACGGCGGGGGATGGCGGATCGGGCGGCGGGGCGGACGACGGCGCGTTCACCAGCGACGGCGACCCCAACGCCATCGTCATCGCCAGCGGCCGGGACATCACCGGCCGTGGCGGGGTGCGGCAGCAACTGGTCGACGCGTGGAACGAACGCAGCCGGCGCTCGGGGTCCCCGCTGCGGGCCCGCCTGGTGGAGCTGCCGGGCACCGCCGACCAGCAGCGCAGCCAGTTGCTCGGCGCGCTCCAGTCGGGCAGTTCGCACTACGACGTCGTCAACCTGGACGTGACCTGGGTGCCGGAGTTCGCCGACGGGGACCTGGTGCGCGAGCTGGACGACTCCCTGCTCGACGACGACGTGCTGCCCTCCGTCGCGGCGACCGGCCGCTGGCGGGGCTCGACGTACGCCGTACCGTTCAACAGCGACGTCGGGCTCCTCTACTACCGCCCCGACTACCTCAGGGCCGCCGGCGTCAACGCGCCGGGCCTCGGCCCCAACCCCACGACCTGGGTCGCCTTCAGGAACCTGAAGCAGGCGGTGCTGCGCGCGCACGGCCGGGGCGAACTCCCCACCGCGTACGCGATGCCGTGGACCACCCAACTCAGCTCGTACGAGGGGCTCACGGTCAACGGCATCGAGGCGTTCGCCACGGTGGGGGCCAGCGGCGGTGGCGCCCCGCTGGTGGACGACGAGGGGCGCTACGTCGGCACCGAGGAGCAACTCCGCCTCGGGCTCGGCGAGTTCACCCGGCGCATCGACCGCGCGTACACCCTCGACAGCGCGCAGGAGTCCGACGAGGCCCGGTTACTGGCCGACTTCGCGGCCGGCAGGACGGCCTTCCTCCGGCACTGGCCGTACGCGTACGGGGTGCTCCACCAGGACCTGCGGGACGGGCGGCTGGGGCTGGCCGCGCTGCCGGGCAAGGCCGTGCTCGGCGGGCAGAACCTCGCCGTCACGCGGCACGCGCCGGCGCGGAACCTCGACGCCATCGAGGACCTGCTGCGCTTCCTGACCGGCCGGAACAGCGAACGGTGCCTGCTCGAAGCGGGCTTCGCCGCGACCCGGGCCAGCGCGTACGAGGAGGACGGGGCGCGCTGTCCGCGCGGCCCGGCGCGTTCGGCCACGCCGTCCCTTGCGGGCGAGGAGGCCGACCCGATGCCGCGCACCGAGGACGGGCGGCCCCGCTCGTACGCCGTGGTGCGCAAGGCCCTGCGCAGCGCGGTACTCCGCCCCCGCACCCCGCTGTACGGCGCGTTCACCCAGGTGTTCGCCGACCATCTCAGCCGGCTGACCGGGGACGATCCGGAGGCGCCGGAGGAGGTGGCGCGCGATCTGCACCGTGCGCTGCGACGCGCGCTGCCCGCCGACCGGTGA
- the map gene encoding type I methionyl aminopeptidase, with the protein MVEIKTDGELDAMREAGRVVGQALAAVRKAAAIGVRLTELDQVARDVLRDAGAGSPFLNYQPRFAPSPFPAVICASVNDAIVHGIPNGYRLRDGDLVSIDCGAIVDGWAGDAAVSFTVGTPRPADLRLIEAGEAALAAGIAAAVPGARMGDVGHAIGSVGRAAGYGIPDDFGGHGIGRQMHEDPPVPNTGRPGRGYVLRHGLVLALEPMFLAGGSGAYMADPDGWTLRTTDGSRATHSEHTVAITDDGPRILTLP; encoded by the coding sequence ATGGTGGAGATCAAGACCGATGGCGAACTCGACGCGATGCGCGAGGCTGGCCGCGTCGTCGGACAGGCGCTGGCCGCCGTGCGGAAGGCGGCGGCGATCGGCGTACGGCTGACCGAACTGGACCAGGTGGCGCGCGACGTGCTGCGGGACGCGGGCGCGGGCTCCCCGTTCCTGAACTACCAGCCGCGGTTCGCGCCGAGCCCGTTCCCCGCCGTGATCTGCGCGTCCGTCAACGACGCGATCGTGCACGGCATCCCGAACGGCTACCGGCTGCGCGACGGCGACCTGGTCAGCATCGACTGCGGCGCCATCGTGGACGGCTGGGCCGGCGACGCCGCCGTCAGCTTCACCGTGGGCACCCCGCGCCCCGCCGACCTACGGTTGATCGAGGCCGGCGAGGCGGCCCTGGCGGCGGGCATCGCGGCGGCCGTGCCGGGGGCGCGCATGGGCGACGTCGGGCACGCCATCGGCAGCGTCGGCCGGGCCGCCGGGTACGGCATCCCCGACGACTTCGGCGGCCACGGCATCGGCCGCCAGATGCACGAGGACCCGCCCGTGCCCAACACGGGCCGGCCGGGCCGGGGTTACGTGCTGCGGCACGGCCTCGTCCTCGCGCTGGAGCCGATGTTCCTGGCCGGCGGCTCGGGCGCGTACATGGCCGACCCGGACGGCTGGACCCTGCGCACCACCGACGGCAGCCGCGCCACCCACAGCGAGCACACGGTGGCCATCACGGACGACGGGCCGCGCATCCTGACCCTGCCGTGA
- a CDS encoding helix-turn-helix transcriptional regulator: MVRTPLTPLERERGRHLGALLRQARGERSMTDVAAAAGISAETLRKIETGRAPTPAFFTIATLAVTLGLRLDDVAAHCAAVELTADASPVDAAAA, from the coding sequence ATGGTGCGCACTCCCCTCACTCCGCTGGAACGCGAGCGCGGTCGTCACCTCGGCGCGCTGCTGCGCCAGGCGCGCGGCGAACGCAGCATGACCGACGTCGCCGCCGCGGCCGGGATCTCCGCCGAGACCCTGCGCAAGATCGAGACCGGTCGGGCGCCGACCCCGGCCTTCTTCACCATCGCGACGCTCGCCGTGACCCTGGGGCTGCGGCTGGACGACGTGGCGGCACACTGCGCCGCCGTGGAGCTGACCGCCGACGCGTCACCCGTGGACGCGGCGGCGGCCTAG